The DNA window GTTCTAAACGGATTACATAAGTAAGCTATTTCGGACATTGGTTCTGCCTGTGATGTGATCGGCCCTATTTATTGCGCATTTTAAAATTATGGGGTACAATGtagattgttttaaaatatcGCAAATCAACGAGCTCAAACTGAGCAAAGCTGCCTGTagaataaacaaacatacagaTCGCGCAAAAACGCAGGCCATTAAGTGTGAAATCAAAAATGGCATCTGCCATAAAACCATAGTAAATACATCAGATGAAGACTATTTTGGTCGCGAAAAGTAGCACGATTCAGTATTTAAAATGTAGCCTACTTTtatctgtatttttattgttgccCTGCGAAAACTTGTGATATTTCGTTCTCGGTATTTCAACTGTACACGCTCATTCAGTGCATATCTCGCTGCttgcttctttgttttttgttttgtttttttttctcttttttttgggcGTTATGATGCAAATGTGGATCGTGAGCAAGTCCctaacatttttttctctcagtccAGAGACCGGAAAGTGGTCGGCGACATGGAAGGGGCGCGAGAATACGGGTCCACCGCGCGCTGCCTCAACATCGTggcgctctgtctctccctgctgttcttcctcatcattatcatcatgcTTGCTGTCAGCGCTTACGCCCTGAAACAAACCGTGTCAGATATGTTGAACAGGGGTTAACGGACATAATTTGGTCATAAGATGCTTCGTTCCGTTTCGTTAATTACCTTTTTCCTTTGCATTGTAACACTGCTACCTATTTCTATTTTCCTATGCACTTGTCTTGgtgacataaaaaaatatatatatatatataaaacatattggTTAATATTCTTTGCTATTATTGAGATACACATTTTCATATAATGTTACTGTTTAAACCAAGATGGCCAATGTGTACAATATTTTTCTAAGATATTAAAGTGTTGTAGAAAAAGATTGACTACTGTCTTGACTTGATtgatttttgtaaaactgaTGGTAAAGGGCATGTGTTCTCAGCATGGCAGTTACCAGCTCACTTCAAGTCTTGGTGATGCTGACCCAAAGgcctacacactgcactgttacACCAGCCAATGCTAAATGGCTGTCCTGCCCTTTTAGAGACCTGTCCACCAGCAGCTGGTGCTCAGTGTTGCCTGGATACTTGCTATCCAGAGCCGGTCCAATCCATTACACAACCTTCACCCACCTAAGTACACAGAGGCTCAGAAAGGAGCAGGAGGAACCACACACCAGGATGGATAACGCCAAGAACAGCTACCTGGCAGATTGCACTCACCAGCTGCACAAGGAAACTTATCGGTCAACACAGAAATGTAGTAAAACATTTCCCGATTGAACGTGCCCTAGTTTTTGCATTTTGCTGCATTGGGATTTGTGAGCCAGAGCTGATCTCTGGCCTAGACAGCACAGGTTCCTGAAACACAGTGCCATGGAGAACCcccaaaatacaccaaaaggcggaagtatctgagaggtgaaggaaacatgtgtagtctgaccaatgctactggagcagggttaatttaattttgttctcgtttatctgactccaaaagataagttcaagtgctcctctgttctaacagttcaacaaaaggaaatgaaaatgtcTGCCAAGTGTGGCTCTGTACGATCGCTATCTATCTATGTCAATgcggacgtgcctgtggcctgtatagcctacaatgatacacttatgTATCTTCTGACcgcactggtgtataggcgagtgactatggggtgcaggtatcctaggttgtctatgtctgttaggactctaaactgctaagtgtgcagttgtgcaagtcaagaggatgcaggttcaaattaatataattgattaaacaatgtgcattgcagaaatagaattacaatgtgttacaagaattacaagaTGTTGGAATGGCTATATGCGAGTGGTGCGCAGGAGGTCGTATTAGTGAGTCTCCTCTATACatccagggtttacaggaaaaacaacaaatcatccaATAAAGAGTCATAAGACGATGGTAACAACAATGgctattatgttatgttaatgatgttatctctgtatgtcgatgcagactaaaaacacaccttttcaaactataccttagtcctccctcttcatttccaccccccccccctttccgtaatccctcttgtctaacccccaacAAAaagaattataaaataaaaataaaattgcacttaccatgactgtatttttgtttagaacagcccttcatgtgtattttactagttatggatgtgatgctttaaatTGTGGAAGAACAtttataagtcgctttggattaaaagcatctgccaaaaataaaatcataatgaTAAACTAGCAGTCTGCTGCTGAAgtcggtacacacacacatgtcagataagataggATTGAGCCAATTCtttaattaagaccagaagttggcacaaaatcttgaaacggatcggcccttgttgtgcacccctgaatTAGACAATCAATTGATGTCTGTTTTACCCTCtaaaagccacattatgtcacgAAATTGCCGCGAATACCcgacaaaataaatgttatataaGTTTGGTTGGTGTGTCTGCTTCAAAGCCCAGTCTTCTCAGGCGCCAAAGCAGAAAACCGTACCTACGTAAGTTAGTCCGCCCATAGGCCAGCGGCtctcaaactcggtcctggggacaCCCTGtatgtgctggttttcattccaaccacaacagcAACCCCATATTTTTCTCAATTAGATACTTgtcatgttttgagggattatttaccctcttaggCCACATTATGTCTAAAATTGGTATGCGTGGCATAATTAATAAATCTCATGCTCATATTGTCCttactgtgctatattgcaaacaattgcaTGAAATCAGGAAACGTATATTTTTTAGCTGATCAAATTAAAGCGCGGTTGATCTCCAGCAACAAGGTTGGTTACCGTTGCTTTGTAGGGAAGCGAAATAGTTGCAATATACACACTCTCCACTTCCCCACATTTTAGCTGGGAAATTGAAACTTAAAATTACTGTGAGGAACTTTTTGTTGAAGCGTACTCTGGGCACGCCCCGCAGACAATGCCCCCAGTCTCCGATACCTTGATTTCTGAGCGAAAAGCATCGGACCTGCCTGCTCGACAACGCTTTCTTTCAGGGAGTGCAGTTCAGTTCAGGATAACTTTAggaaggagaacatgcaaaacccAGTGGAAGGCATGCCGATGCAGTCCGACGGCTACGAGCGACTGGAAGATACAAGGGAAACGGCGATGACGAACAATGCGGTGCGGTTTGTCCAGATTCCGCCACCTCGGGACCACGTTCTCTGGTCCCTGTTTAACTTATTCTACATGAACGCGTGTTGCCTTGGATTTGGGGCTCTTTACTTCTCAATAAAGGTGAGCACGACCGATGCCACTCAGTttctttcaaatatttaaagCTGTTTATTTCTCAACTCTCTCTTTCAAAACTCAGCTACGTCATTCGATACCCCACCCTCCAATGAGAATTAAACTGGGACAGCGTTCTGAACGGCTCACTCAATATTTTACAAGTTATCAATTTCGGGCATTGCGTTTGCCCGTGATGGGATCGGCACTATTGATTGcgcattttaaaatgatgggGTAAAATGAagattaatttttaaatgatgagGATGCCGTAATGTTTTTTCTTGCCCTCGAAGACaccattattaatattattcgGCACTGAATTTGTCACTGAAAGAAGTTTAGTTTTCCAGGGACTTCTAATATGGAAAGAAGTCTCTCCACTGGCAAGATTGAATAGCATCTTGTAACGCCCATCTTGTTGCttgccagtttttttttgtgttttttttggggggggtttttgtgcttttttgggGGGCGTTGAGGTGCATATGTGGATCGTGACTAATTCCGTAATTCCCTATTTCTCTCAGTCCAGAGACCGGAAAGTGGTCGGCGACATGGAAGGCGCGCGAGAATACGGGTCCACCGCGCGCTGCCTCAACATCGTggcgctctgtctctccctgcttTTCTTCGCCATCGTCATCATCTGCTTGCTGTGGACGTATTCTTAATATTGTTTGCTATTAGTttttattacacattttcaaataGTGTAACTGAGATGGCTAATgtgtacaatatatatatattttttaaaaggttgACTACAGTCCTTATTTGATTGTATTTTTGTACAGCTGATGGTTCTCAGCATGGCAGTTACCAGCTCACTTCAAGTCTTGGTGATGCTGACCCAAAGGCCTACACAATGCACTGTTACACCAGCCAATGCTAAATGGCTGTCCTGCCCTTTTCGAGACTTGGCCACCAGCTGCTGGTGCTCACTGTTGCCTGGATACTGGCATGCCACTGTTGAAACGTGTGgctatttgagttactgtcaccttcctatcggcccttctcctctgtcctctctcattaacatggtgttttcgcccacagaactgccactcactgggtgtttttttgcaccatttacTGTAAATTCTTGTGTGTGaccaaatcccaggagaccagcagtccAACCACTATTCCGCAATAAAAGTCACATCCATGTTGATACTGGtcttggtctgaacaacatcttgaccgtgtctgcatgcttttatacactgagtttctgccacatgattgtttGTTatttgctggtgtacaggtctatgtaatgaagtggtcactgagtgtatacacagacacataattaaaaccacctgctttaAACGATATAAACTTGTCTAtcaacacttaatatttcattatatgatctCTGTACTTGTATAACCAGATAATCATATGTGAATTGCATTAAAAAGTTCAAGTTTTAATCTGAAATCTTGTCAGCtcattggggggagggggtacattgttttgttatttaaatatcttgctTCGTACAGGTGTTCATGATCGCGTCTATCTTAataggtgctccaggacctgtagaattttttaaagaataaagaccacctgccatatttaacaataaatgggatctattcctacatCAGTTCCACCGCATGCAGTACCACGTAATTCCAatgaagggtgaaactgatgtaggattagatgcatttctaaatatggcaggtggtttttcatatattaaaaattctacaggattcgggacagaggaaccaatcgcagactcagggattACGTGAATAAGGCAGACTTTAATGGCAAAGGGCAGATCCAAAAAGTtgtcaaaaaacaggcaacgGTCGGAATCCAAACAGACAGGCACAtgcagggcaggcagagcaAAGTCGGGAAACAGGCAAAAACCAGGAAGTTCAAACAAGCAGAGGtaaaaagacaaagacaaaaatcCAACAGTCAGCTGCTGTCAAGGCTGTATACTTGGACAGAACTTTAATGATCAGAGGGATATAGTAGTGTGGATAAacactgatcagccacaacctgataaaaaattatttaaaccgtataaacttgtctataaacacttaaaatgtaattatatgaTATGAGTAGCCGCTTATAGAAGTACACAGAAGTGAATTGCACTTTTTGGTATGTACTGGTGTTCGTGACGATGTCTACCTTAACAAATGCTCCAGGAGCGGTAGCATTATTCAGTGTCATTCTTATTCCCTctattggaattacatggtactgcacgtgctgaaactgatgtaggaatagatcccatgcattttttaatatgGCAGGGGgtctttattctttttaaatataaaagtgtttacaggtcctggagcacctgttaagatagacgtgaACGCCAGCACGAACCAAGATattgaaataacaaaacaattcaccccctccccccaatgaGCTCAcaagattttcatttaaaactttTTTGTGCAATTCGCGTATGACTATCTGGTAAGTATACagatcatataatgaaatattaagtgttgatagacaagtttatacagtttaaagcctTTTTAATCAGCCAAGCTCCTCTCGGTTGTAATGAAAGATAAggttttgtcacgtttcatgcttgtcacatcatgtttcatgtttagttattatcttattttattgtcatgtcacgtattatgttagtctagtgtCGGCACgttcttatgtttttatttcttgttacgtttcgttttcatgtcatgttacgtttcatgtttagttctttttacgatgtattttctagtcttgttATGTCACGTTATAtcgtttattcatgtcacagtttttaaacttgttatgtcacgatt is part of the Conger conger chromosome 15, fConCon1.1, whole genome shotgun sequence genome and encodes:
- the LOC133111527 gene encoding dispanin subfamily A member 2b-like, producing the protein MQNPVEGMPMQSDGYERLEDTRETAMTNNAVRFVQIPPPRDHVLWSLFNLFYMNACCLGFGALYFSIKSRDRKVVGDMEGAREYGSTARCLNIVALCLSLLFFAIVIICLLWTYS